In one window of Bernardetia sp. DNA:
- a CDS encoding PAS domain S-box protein: protein MLNRFSIRNKITLLLLTVVLGAALVLSWVSYYRGKEAIELRYWQNLKVINTLKSKEIQGVFSQISSHVNLLQEYSSVLQSLRRVNTINEKSYTDTLQNQLRNQLDKSLLPFQKTYNYPNLVLINKDGRVIYKTNPTADYLVFGRIYDRYQVLLTHAGDGIYFNEPRIAKELSDAPRMEAIAPIYDPEQNYLIIGYIIVELDMQVVYDVVADRTGLGETGEIVLGRQKSGTTLTFLNKLKEQNPNTPKIIGDGKAEGLERVLKEKTTGYGSSIDYKGEKTLAAWNYIEIVDWGMVTQINRSAVESDLNGLVLAFILTGAIIIIVAGGLAFGFSTILTRPIERLQVVLGIVAKGELPREIKKGTKDEIGQMTEAVNNLVQALKRTADFAHQIGKGNYKASFRPMGKNDTFGNALITMRDSIQDADSKDKQRNWIVSGVAEVGQILREYQTIELLSEKIIAFITEKINAVQGSFYVVEEDEITQEKTIEIRATYAYHKRKYLKKSFRFAEGLVGQAAIEQDIILRTEIPDNYMTISSGLLGEQKPKALLIVPLITDEKVYGVMEFAGLTRFSDTEINFLREISIIIARTIFNIKVNNRTVSLLQESQQMSEELQLQQEVLRQNAEEMESTQEELRKSNARLEEQILEVNRTQKRMQVLLENASEVITIYEKNGKVRYISPSIESILGYEQSELIGTNDVENVQQGSKDTFRQLFENLLEHPDENITIQYEYRKKNGDPVWLEATGTNRLSDPAIRGIVINSRDITERRRAEQEARMRGQMQALSENSPDLIMRLNPEGKIFYVNPTIKNLTGLEPSILNNKMMKGSELPTPIINKIEEITAKVNRTGNKVLRELEIDSVAGERVMQTTAIPEYNDQGYLESILVVSHDITERKRTEFEVRETNRKISESINYARRIQGAILPESRHLQSIFPDSFILYKPRDIVSGDFPWYVQKGDDVYVAAVDCTGHGVPGALISLIGYFILNEILSSSQEVLSPAQILDKLNRGVAQTLRQDTEGNTKDGMDIALCRINQKQNKLEFAGAHRPLYIVPKEGDLIQVKGDRKPIGGGAIYSQSDDFTNHSQKISKGDSIYIFSDGLPDQFGGEEDRKFSARQIREILMENRTQNMEEMCNTFENSFNEWMGTSKQIDDILMIGIKF from the coding sequence ATGCTCAATCGGTTCAGCATTCGTAATAAAATCACGCTATTACTTTTAACAGTAGTGCTTGGTGCTGCATTAGTGCTTAGTTGGGTTTCCTACTACCGTGGAAAAGAGGCTATTGAGTTACGTTATTGGCAAAACTTGAAGGTAATCAATACACTAAAGAGTAAAGAAATTCAAGGTGTTTTTTCTCAAATTAGTTCACATGTTAACCTGCTTCAAGAGTATTCTTCTGTATTACAATCTCTTCGTCGTGTCAATACAATTAATGAAAAAAGTTATACTGACACACTACAAAATCAACTTAGAAATCAACTAGATAAGTCTTTACTTCCCTTTCAAAAAACATATAATTATCCAAACTTAGTGTTGATAAACAAGGATGGAAGAGTTATATACAAAACAAATCCAACAGCAGATTACCTTGTCTTTGGTAGAATTTATGACCGTTATCAAGTTCTTCTCACCCATGCAGGTGATGGTATTTATTTCAATGAACCACGAATAGCAAAAGAACTTTCCGATGCTCCAAGAATGGAAGCTATTGCACCCATTTATGACCCAGAGCAAAATTATTTGATTATAGGCTATATCATTGTAGAACTAGATATGCAAGTAGTATATGATGTAGTGGCTGATAGAACAGGATTAGGAGAAACAGGTGAAATTGTTTTGGGAAGACAAAAAAGTGGAACTACACTTACCTTTTTAAATAAATTGAAGGAGCAGAATCCCAATACCCCCAAAATTATAGGAGATGGAAAAGCAGAGGGTTTAGAAAGAGTATTAAAAGAAAAAACAACTGGTTACGGTTCTTCAATAGATTATAAAGGAGAGAAAACGCTTGCTGCTTGGAATTATATAGAAATTGTAGATTGGGGAATGGTAACACAAATAAATAGGAGTGCCGTCGAAAGTGATTTGAATGGGCTTGTTCTTGCCTTTATCCTAACAGGAGCCATTATTATTATTGTTGCTGGTGGTCTTGCGTTTGGCTTTTCTACTATTCTAACTCGTCCTATTGAACGCCTACAAGTAGTTTTGGGGATTGTAGCCAAAGGAGAGTTGCCAAGAGAAATTAAAAAAGGAACTAAGGACGAGATTGGACAAATGACAGAAGCTGTCAATAATTTGGTGCAAGCTCTCAAAAGAACGGCTGATTTTGCCCACCAAATAGGAAAAGGAAACTATAAGGCTTCTTTTCGCCCTATGGGAAAAAATGATACTTTTGGTAATGCTCTTATTACGATGCGAGATAGCATTCAAGATGCAGATAGCAAAGACAAACAAAGAAACTGGATTGTTTCTGGTGTAGCAGAAGTAGGACAAATTTTGCGTGAATATCAGACTATTGAACTTCTCTCTGAAAAAATAATTGCTTTTATTACCGAAAAAATAAATGCTGTTCAAGGTAGTTTTTATGTTGTTGAGGAAGACGAGATTACCCAAGAAAAAACCATTGAAATACGTGCGACGTATGCTTACCACAAAAGGAAATACTTAAAAAAATCATTTCGTTTTGCTGAAGGATTGGTAGGGCAGGCTGCTATCGAACAAGACATTATTCTTCGTACAGAAATTCCAGATAATTATATGACTATTAGTTCTGGACTTTTGGGAGAACAAAAACCAAAGGCACTACTTATCGTACCTCTCATTACAGATGAAAAAGTATATGGAGTAATGGAATTTGCAGGACTGACAAGGTTTTCAGATACTGAAATTAATTTCCTTCGTGAGATTAGCATTATCATAGCAAGAACAATCTTCAATATAAAAGTAAATAACCGTACAGTTTCTCTCTTACAAGAATCTCAACAAATGAGTGAAGAACTTCAACTACAACAAGAAGTTTTGCGCCAAAATGCAGAAGAGATGGAATCTACACAAGAAGAATTGCGTAAATCTAATGCAAGACTAGAAGAGCAAATTTTGGAGGTAAACCGAACGCAAAAACGTATGCAGGTTCTCTTAGAAAATGCTTCTGAGGTAATTACGATTTATGAAAAAAATGGAAAAGTGCGTTATATAAGTCCGTCTATTGAATCTATTTTGGGATACGAACAATCTGAACTTATAGGAACAAATGATGTAGAAAATGTTCAACAAGGAAGTAAAGACACTTTCCGACAGCTTTTTGAAAATCTTTTAGAACATCCAGACGAAAATATTACTATTCAATATGAATATCGTAAGAAAAATGGCGACCCTGTTTGGTTGGAAGCAACAGGTACAAATCGTCTGTCAGACCCTGCTATTAGAGGAATTGTAATCAACTCTAGAGATATTACAGAACGCAGGCGTGCAGAACAAGAAGCTCGTATGCGTGGACAAATGCAGGCTCTTTCTGAAAACTCTCCCGACCTTATTATGCGTCTGAACCCAGAAGGAAAGATTTTTTATGTCAATCCAACTATTAAAAATTTGACAGGATTAGAACCTTCAATTTTGAATAACAAAATGATGAAAGGCTCAGAGTTACCTACTCCAATCATTAACAAAATTGAGGAAATTACTGCTAAAGTTAATCGTACAGGAAATAAAGTATTAAGAGAACTAGAAATTGACTCTGTGGCTGGTGAACGTGTGATGCAAACCACAGCTATTCCAGAATACAACGACCAAGGCTATTTAGAATCTATTTTGGTAGTTTCTCATGATATTACAGAAAGAAAAAGAACTGAGTTTGAAGTCAGAGAAACCAATCGTAAAATTTCTGAAAGTATCAACTATGCAAGGCGTATTCAAGGAGCAATTTTGCCAGAAAGTCGTCATTTGCAAAGTATTTTCCCAGATTCTTTCATTCTATACAAACCTAGAGATATTGTAAGTGGAGATTTTCCTTGGTATGTACAGAAAGGAGACGATGTTTATGTTGCAGCTGTGGACTGTACAGGACACGGCGTTCCGGGGGCTTTAATTTCTCTTATTGGATATTTTATTTTAAATGAGATTTTAAGCTCTAGCCAAGAAGTTCTCTCACCAGCACAAATATTGGACAAACTCAACCGAGGTGTTGCCCAAACACTACGACAAGATACAGAAGGAAATACAAAAGACGGTATGGACATTGCGCTTTGTCGTATCAATCAAAAACAGAATAAACTAGAGTTTGCTGGAGCGCATCGCCCTCTATATATTGTACCAAAAGAAGGAGACTTAATACAAGTTAAAGGCGATAGAAAACCGATTGGTGGAGGGGCTATTTATAGTCAAAGTGATGACTTTACAAATCATAGTCAAAAAATTTCGAAAGGAGATTCTATTTATATCTTCTCTGATGGCTTACCAGACCAATTTGGTGGAGAAGAGGACAGAAAATTCTCTGCAAGACAAATAAGAGAAATTTTGATGGAAAACAGAACTCAAAATATGGAAGAAATGTGTAATACCTTTGAAAATTCCTTTAACGAATGGATGGGAACAAGCAAACAGATTGATGATATATTAATGATTGGTATAAAGTTTTAA
- a CDS encoding GAF domain-containing protein, whose amino-acid sequence MKKFFQNSTWFIITIGVYSIGIFVSGFLLLQLNKTLQDASLLDDNRNYWMGFILSELLLGLILMVAFYVQWQRKQAQGDIIYVDRYVSEETNDDDTQIKVLDWNKQREELSKLLKNSNKNQLSNDILRHVCSQLEAVSGAFYIAQTDTDIRRIELVAAYAFALPDSQKLFYEFGEGIAGQVAKIGQKTYIKNIPEGYLNILSGLGESQPSVLLAVPIQQDNTEKEIKENPVKGVIELASFKEFSDSEKEYVDKVADLVAKHL is encoded by the coding sequence ATGAAAAAATTCTTTCAAAATAGCACTTGGTTTATAATCACCATTGGAGTATATTCCATTGGTATTTTTGTATCTGGCTTTCTTTTGCTTCAATTAAATAAGACACTCCAAGATGCTAGTCTGTTAGATGATAATAGAAATTATTGGATGGGCTTTATTCTTTCTGAATTACTTTTAGGGCTTATTCTGATGGTTGCTTTTTATGTGCAGTGGCAGCGCAAACAAGCACAAGGAGACATTATTTATGTAGATAGATATGTCAGTGAAGAAACAAATGATGATGATACACAAATAAAAGTATTGGACTGGAACAAACAAAGAGAAGAATTATCCAAATTATTAAAAAACTCAAATAAAAATCAGTTATCAAATGATATTCTTAGGCACGTATGTAGCCAATTAGAAGCAGTTTCGGGAGCTTTCTATATTGCTCAAACGGATACGGACATAAGGAGAATAGAATTGGTAGCTGCGTATGCTTTTGCACTTCCTGATAGTCAGAAACTATTTTATGAATTTGGTGAAGGAATAGCAGGACAAGTAGCCAAAATAGGACAAAAAACATATATAAAAAACATTCCAGAAGGTTATCTCAACATTCTTTCTGGTTTGGGAGAGAGCCAACCTTCTGTTCTTTTGGCTGTACCTATCCAGCAAGACAATACAGAGAAAGAAATAAAAGAAAATCCAGTGAAAGGAGTTATCGAATTGGCTTCCTTCAAAGAGTTTAGCGATTCAGAAAAGGAATATGTAGATAAAGTAGCCGATTTGGTAGCCAAACATTTATAA
- a CDS encoding chemotaxis protein CheB: MVKETHLISKYKAVVIGGSAGSFQPMVQILSSIPREFPLPIFLCLHRLKHVRHGFVEALSIKSQKEIIEPTDKESIKKGIVYLAPANYHMAVELGNSISLNTEELINNSRPAIDITFESAAYVYRDKLIGILLSGANKDGAVGMQKIKYRKGLTIIQDIEESMINAMPMAAKNIVDIDYELKVDEIIEFLLKLNKIYQ; this comes from the coding sequence ATGGTAAAAGAAACACATCTTATAAGCAAATACAAGGCAGTTGTTATTGGAGGTTCGGCTGGAAGTTTTCAACCTATGGTTCAGATTCTTTCCTCTATTCCTCGTGAGTTTCCATTGCCTATTTTTCTGTGTTTACATAGGCTCAAACACGTACGCCATGGGTTTGTAGAAGCACTTTCTATAAAAAGTCAGAAAGAAATTATTGAGCCAACAGATAAAGAAAGCATCAAAAAAGGAATTGTATATTTAGCCCCTGCCAATTATCACATGGCAGTAGAACTTGGAAATTCTATCTCTTTAAATACAGAAGAACTAATAAATAATTCTCGTCCTGCAATAGATATTACCTTCGAATCGGCAGCGTATGTATATCGTGATAAGTTGATAGGTATTTTACTCTCTGGAGCAAACAAAGATGGAGCAGTAGGAATGCAAAAAATAAAATATAGAAAGGGTCTGACCATAATTCAAGATATTGAAGAGAGTATGATAAATGCAATGCCAATGGCAGCGAAAAATATAGTAGATATTGATTATGAATTGAAAGTAGATGAAATTATAGAGTTTCTATTAAAGCTCAACAAAATTTATCAGTAG
- a CDS encoding CheR family methyltransferase, whose product MGEIEIAELRKLTTFIKDKFDYNFKDYAMSSFRRRIKRMLDLYKLQTVDELIHILNTKEGFFEEFVSELTVNVTEMFRDPTFWRVLKEHIIPNIMLNHNKISIWHAGCSSGEEIVSMSIVLDEMGILDKAKIVATDIDRSIIAKAKEGRYPLKHMEVNRKNYLRYQGKFSLEKYYTEVGSEAVINKALLENVSYRKHDLVQGSVFSKFDLVLCRNVMIYFNQTLQNQVLHRLHESLFKYGYLVIGSKESLIWCDIAHKFIVVNNEEKIYKKIKD is encoded by the coding sequence ATGGGCGAAATAGAAATAGCTGAACTACGTAAACTGACTACTTTCATCAAAGATAAGTTTGATTATAACTTTAAAGATTATGCTATGTCTTCGTTTAGAAGACGCATTAAGCGTATGTTAGATTTGTATAAGCTACAAACTGTAGATGAACTTATCCATATTCTGAATACAAAAGAAGGTTTTTTTGAAGAGTTTGTATCCGAATTGACTGTAAATGTTACAGAAATGTTCAGAGACCCTACATTTTGGCGTGTTTTGAAAGAGCATATCATTCCTAATATTATGCTCAACCACAACAAAATCAGTATTTGGCACGCTGGCTGTTCTTCAGGAGAAGAAATTGTTTCTATGTCTATCGTTTTAGATGAAATGGGAATTTTAGACAAAGCCAAAATTGTAGCCACAGATATTGACCGTTCTATTATTGCAAAAGCAAAAGAAGGACGCTATCCCCTCAAACACATGGAGGTAAATCGTAAAAATTATTTACGCTACCAAGGCAAATTTTCGTTAGAAAAATATTATACAGAAGTAGGCTCAGAGGCTGTTATCAATAAAGCTCTTTTAGAAAATGTTTCCTATCGCAAACACGATTTAGTACAGGGAAGTGTATTTTCAAAATTTGACTTAGTCTTGTGTAGAAATGTAATGATTTATTTCAATCAAACATTACAAAATCAAGTATTGCACCGTCTCCACGAGAGTTTGTTTAAATATGGTTACTTAGTTATTGGTTCGAAGGAATCTTTAATTTGGTGTGATATTGCACACAAGTTTATTGTAGTAAATAATGAAGAAAAAATTTACAAAAAAATTAAAGATTAA